ATCGGTGGTGTATTCATCGTGGCAGGGCATCAGGGTTTTCTGCAGTATCCTGACGGGCTGTTCTTTGTCCTTCATGCGGGCTGCATGTGAGGAAAAGTTGAGAATGACCGGCCCTGTTATTTCGTTATTCAGGCTTTCCACATAGTTGGTGAAGTCTATGTTGATGATGGCCGCCTTGATGTTGGTGTCATATGTCTGGTTCAGAAACAGATACCGCGACGGCTCAATATACTTGATGGAGACTTCCTGAATGTTGTTGTCAATGACCATCTCCGCTTCCAGAATCAGGTCATACCAGTCTTTTACAGACATGTGCTTGCGTCTGATCTCTTCCTGCTCTTTTTCCAGCTCCTGAATTTTGGAAAGAAAAGAATTGCGGATGGCGCGGTAAACGTTGGCTGTGCTGCCTTCGATAAATTCGCGCATTTCGTCGAGCTTGAAGCCCATCTGTTTGTAATATTTGATTACAGGTACAGCCAGAAGCGATTCGTGCGTATAGTAGCGATAGTTGTTGTAGTCCTGACGCTGCGAGGTGATAAGGCCGATCTTGTCATAATAGCGCAACGCCTTTTTTGAGATGTTGCAGATCTGGCTGACATCGCCGATGGAATATTTCGTCTGCTGCTTCACAGCCTGCTCTCCTTGTCAGTAGACGCTGCGCTTGTCGCATGAAATTGCACCGCACTGCAATTCCGGCAGACGGCAAGTTATAATGGTATCACTCACCGTTGTGCGCAACGTATCCGTTCAGTTGGCAAACCATAATCAGGACGGCTTCCGCATCAGTATGCTCTCGTCTATTCCCCGTGGTCAGCAGAAGCCATCTGCGGGCGGCATGTTTGCGCCCATTCTAGCACATGCGCCGTCATGTAAAAAAGGGGGCCGCCCCGTGCGGGACAGCCCCTTATGACATGCGGCAAGGGCGCGCCGATCAATCCTTGATGTAGCGGTTGATGGTGGCTGCACCTTCTTCGTGAGCGCGGAAGTACACACGCAGCTCATTGCTTTCGTCCATATCAAAGCGGGATTCTTCCAGAAGACCGTTGGCTTCTGCCGTCATCAGCGCGCTGAGAATGGAATCTTTCTTAAATGCCTTGAAGTGTCCGTACTGGTCTTTCAGGGCTTCCATAATTTCGCAGGCGCTGGCTTCCTGCACCTTGGTGACGTGCTTCAGAATAGCGTAGTTGAGCGGTTTCATCGCGTTATCCGTTCCTTTTTTTCAGCAGGTCCATGGGGTTCATCGAAATAAGGAAGATGCCGAAGACCATGACAACGGCAGCAGCCCAGGCGATGGGAGGCATGGACCAGCCGTCGTAGCCGAAAGCCACGCCCAGCACAATCCAGCAGCAGAAGGGGCCCCAGAAGGAGAATGTGCCGTTGCAGGCCATGCCCAGTGCGGCACCGCACATGGCGTTGCCCTTGTACCAGAACATGAAGGTCAGGTAGGCGCTCAGTCCGGCCAGTGCAAACCACACCATGGCTTCGCCGTCGCCGAAGGCGGTGGCAACCATGGTCACAGGATTGACGTCGGAAATCATGCTGAAGAGGGGAACAAGAATGATGAGGTTCGAAACTCCGGAAGTGACCTGACGGATGGTGATGCCGATTTCAGGGTCGATCATGGAAGTGCCGTAACCGCATACGCAGCCTTCGATACCCCAGCACAGGGCTGCAATGAAGCCGAAAAGTATACCGGTAAGCAGGCTGGGCGGAGCTTCGGTGCCCATGCCGGTGCTGCCGATCATGGCGCTGGCGCCGAAGCAGATGGCGATACCCAGCAGCATGCGGGCGTTAAGTTCCTGCTTGAACAGGAAGCGGCCCAGAATGGCGCCGATGGCAGGGCACAGCGCGCTGATGGGCACCACGATGGAACCGGCCTGCTGCAGACCCACAACGTAGGCGGTGCTGGCCAGCGGGCCGCCGATAATGGCGGCGACAACCATCACGAAGCCGGGTCTTGTTTTGATGCAGCGCACAAAGTCGCCGAAACGGCCGCGGATACCGGCAATGCCCATGGCCCACAGAGCGCTGGAGCTGTCGGTGGTGGCCGCGCCCAGTGCAGACAGCAGATACATGACGGCAAAGGCGGAGAGGCCGGAATTTTCGCCGTACCATTCCACCCAGACGCCCTTGGACATGCCCAGCGTCATGAACGCGGTGTAAAAGCCGTAAAGCAGACCGGAAAGCAGGGCGATCATGATGCCCTTGCGCCGGAAGTCCGCAGCCAGCTTGTTTTTGGCAACCAGCGCTGCCGGGTTATTCATTACTGCAGTTTGCCCCATTTGATTCTCCTTGCACCTTGGTTGAACATTAAAAACTCCATCCTTCCAGACCCTTGCGATTGCGTGGGGATTCGCAGGGATCTCCAATTATTGGAATAGCATTCCCCTTAAGGGGAAGGTCAACGTCAAATCGTCACGTTGAGGCCGTGCCGCGTCCGGAAGGCATGGTGCAAAGACTAAACATACGAAATTCATTGACTAAAACGCTGGTGAAGAATTGTGAAAAAAATATCTTGTTTGCCCGAACAATCAACAAAAGGTTCCCGCGACCGGAATGTCGCCGCTTTGCGCGCAACCGGGCTGTTTTCTGTGTGGTGCCGGAGCGGGATGTACATGATTGTACCATGTTAATACCATGTAATAATTCGATTAATTTTGCTACCGCGTGCCGGAATACAGCTTGTCATACCGCAGTGTGCAGGTGGATTGTCTGTCCTGTCCGGCAAAAGTGGCGTTACCGTTATTTCAGGCGAAGGGACTCTTTTTTTCTGATTGTTTCACACACTCATGTGCGGTGTTTCCCTGTCTGTAATCATAGAAACGCTCTATTTTGCGTGTCGTTTTCGCATGGTGGAAAAGTTTTTAAATCAATCGGTTATCTGGTGTCGTTCAGGTGCTTTACGCCACTGCCGTACCTGTGGCCGGGGGCGGGCTGCAGGCACAGCGTTCACCCTGGGGGATGGCTCAAAACGGATGGGAGGATGTGTTCAGAAGGAGAAAAACGAGGCTCAGAAGGGGGAAAAAGGGTACAGATTCCGGCTTTTCACGGGCAAATGATGAATGAAAATATATTGTTATATTTTTCTCAAAGTTTTTTCCAAAAGGCGGTTGACTTTCCCCTTTGGGGGAAGGGCTAGGGTTTAGTGAATCTGGGAGAAGTAGACCGGAGGGGGTCTGCTCCGGAAAACAATTTACAGCAAAGCACGAGGTAGCAGCGTATGGGAGAATACATCCGGTACCAGGGCGAAGAGGCGCTGGGGCTTATTGAAACGCTGGGAATGGTTCCGGCCATCTACGGCGCCGACAGCATGCTCAAGGCCGCCAACGTCCAGCTTATTTCTTACGAAAACGTGGGCTCCACACTTGTGACCGTCATGGTCAAAGGTGACGTGGCCGCGGTGCAGGCTTCGGTTGACGCAGGCTCGGTGGCCGCGGCGGGCATAGGCAAGCTGACCGCGCACAATGTCATGCCCCGGCCCATCAGGCCCATCGGCGACATTGTTTCCGTGCATGCCATCACCGACGACGCACCCGCTGGCGACGGCAGCCGCCCCAGAGCCATGGGTCTCATCGAAACGTTCGGCATCGTATACGTGCTTGAAGCTGCGGATGCAATGCTCAAGACCGCAGACGTCGAGCTGATCGGCTACGAAAACGTGGCTTCGGGTTATATTTCAGTTCTGGTGCAGGGTGACGTGGCCGCCTGTCAGGCCGCCGTGGCCGCGGGCGTAAAGGCCGTGCAGGCCATGGGTACAGATGTTTACAGCTCTGTGGTCATTCCCACTCCTCATCCGGATGTGGCCAAGATTACAGCCCGTTACGCCCTTGAGAATCTGCTGCCCTAGTGGTGACGGACAACGGGCAGCAGTGCGCACGGGGCGTTCTGAATGGTCGCCGCAAGGACACAGGAAACGGCAAAGGGGTAGATGATGATTGTCGATAACGATCTGATTTCCATACAGGAAGCCAGAATTCTGGCAGAAAACGCAGGGCGCGCACAGCGGGTTCTGGCCACGTTTTCTCAGGAACAGCTGGACGAGATCGTCGAAGCCGTAGCCGAAGCCGTGGGGGCGCAGGCGCAAGCGCTTGCGGACATGGCGTACGAAGAAACCGACTACGGCAACCCGCATGACAAGGCAGTGAAAAACCGCTTTGTATGCACGCAGGTGCGCGAGCAGCTGCGCGGCATGCGGTGTGTCGGCGTCATCGGACGGGATGAGCACGCACGCACCATGGACATTGGTGTACCCGTAGGCGTCATTGCCGCGTTGTGTCCGGCGACCAGCCCCGTGTCCACAACCATCTGCAAGACGCTCATAGCCGTCAAATCAGGCAACGCCGTAGTTTTTTCCCCTCATCCGCGCGCTGCCAGAAGCATAGCCGCCGCGCTTGATATCATGATTGATGCCGCGCGGGCTCACGGTCTGCCGGAAGGATGTCTTTCATACATGTCCACGGTAACCAAAAGCGGTACCGCCGAACTGATGAACCATCCTGCCACATCGCTGGTCATGCTTTCGGGCGTGCCCGGCATGATAGGGCTTGCGCGCTGCAGCGGCAAACCCGTGATTTACGGCGGCACCGGCAACGGGCCTGCATTTGTCGAACGCTCGGCCGACATCCGCCGCGCCGTGGCCGACATCATGCTCAGCAAGACGTTCGACAACGGTATCGCGCCGTCCGCGGAACAGTCCATCGTGGTCGATTCCTGCATCGAGCGGGAAGTCAGACATGCCCTGCAGGAGTGCGGCGCATACTTCATGACGGACGAGGAGTCCCTGCGGCTGGCGGAGCTTCTTTTCTGTGCCGACGGACGCCACAAAGCCGGCATGGTTGGTGTGTCTGCCCCGGTTCTGGCGCGCAGGGCAGGCATCAGCGTGCCCGACAACGTGCAGCTGCTGGTGGCAGAACGTAAATATGTTTCCGAAGCAGACCCGTATTCAAGGGAACTGCTTTCCCCCGTCCTTGCCTATTACGTGGAGGACGACTGGATGCACGCCTGTGAAAAGTGCATCGAGCTGCTGCTCCACGAACGCAACGCTCATACTCTCGTGATCCATTCCAGTAACGAAGAGGTGATTTTGCAGTTTGCCCTGAAAAAACCTGTGGGCCGTCTGCTTGTAAACACTCCCGCCACATTCGGCGGCATGGGTGTGACCACTAATCTCTTCCCGTCCATGACGCTGGGCAGCGGGTCCGCAGGGCGCGGGATCACCGCCGACAACGTGTCGCCGATGAATCTCATCTACATACGCAAGGTCGGTTACGGCGTGCGGCAGTACACCGGCGCACAGGACGCCGCGGGATACGGTTCCCGCGTTTGCGCCGCGCAGGGCGTCATGGCCCCTCATGACAGCGATTCCAGAAAAATGCAGGCGTTGCACCGGATCCTGATGGAAGCGATCGGGGTCATGGACGGGGCAGCACACAGATGAAGGAACTTATCCGTTAAAGGGAGGATGCAAAGTGGATCTCCAGGACTTTTCACATAAGCTCGCGGAAGCGACAAAGAACCTTACTCCGGCAGAACGTGCTTCGCTGAAGAAGATTTTCGAGGGCGTATCCGCCGAGGTCTTCAGCCAGCCCGCTCCTGTATCCGCCGTGGCAACAGGTGCAGAATCCGGCATTCCCGACGGGCCTACGCCCCGTCACGTCAAGCTGAAGGAAAACTTCCTCAAGCAGGTGCCCAGCATCACCGTTCAGCGCGCTGTGGCCATCACCAAAATCGCCAAGGAAAACCCCGGTCTGCCCAAGCCGCTGCTGCGCGCCAAGACTTTCCGGTATTGCTGCGAAACCGCCCCGCTGGTCATTCAGGACCATGAGCTTATCGTGGGTTCGCCCAACGGTGCCCCGCGTGCCGGTGCGTTTTCTCCGGAAGTGGCATGGCGCTGGCTGCAGGATGAGCTGGACACCATCGGCTCACGTCCTCAGGACCCCTTCTACATTTCCGAAGAAGACAAAAAAGTGCTGCGGGAAGAGGTGTTCCCCTTCTGGCAGAACAAGTCCGTGGATGAATTCTGCGAAGGTCAGTACCGCGAAGCCGACCTGTGGGAAATGTCCGGCGAATCTTTCGTGTCCGACTGCTCCTACCATGCGGTGAACGGCGGCGGCGACTCCAACCCCGGTTACGACGTAATTCTGATGAAGAAGGGTATGCTTGATATCCAGCGTGAAGCCCGCGAAAAGCTGGAACAGCTGGATTACGCCAACCCTGAAGACATCGATAAAATCTACTTCTACAAGTCCGTCATCGAGACTGCCGAAGGCGTGATGATATACGCCAGGCGTCTGTCGGCCTATGCCGCCGAACTGGCAGCCCGGGAAACCGACCCCCGCCGCAAAGCCGAACTGCAGAAGATTTCCGAGGTCAACGCCCGTGTGCCCGCACATGCGCCTTCCAACTTCTGGGAAGCCATTCAGGCCGTGTGGACCGTGGAATCTCTGCTGGTGGTTGAAGAAAACCAGACCGGTATGTCCATCGGCCGTGTTGACCAGTACATGTACCCCTTCTACAGGGCAGACATCGATTCCGGCCGTCTGACCGAGTACGAAGCTTTTGATCTGGCCGGCTGCATGCTGGTGAAGATGTCTGAAATGATGTGGATCACCAGCGAAGGTGCTTCCAAGTTCTTTGCCGGGTACCAGCCTTTTGTGAACATGTGCGTGGGCGGCGTGACCCGTGAAGGCCACGATGCCACCAACGACCTTACCTACATGCTGATGGATGCCGTGCGTCACGTGCGTATCTACCAGCCCACGCTGGCCACCCGCGTGCACAACAAGTCTCCGCAGAAGTATCTGAAGAAGATTGTGGACGTTATCCGCTCCGGCATGGGCTTCCCCGCGGTGCATTTTGACGACGCGCACATCAAGATGATGCTGGCCAAGGGCGTGAGCATTGAAGATGCCCGCGACTACTGCCTGATGGGTTGCGTGGAACCGCAGAAATCAGGCCGTCTGTACCAGTGGACCTCCACCGGCTACACCCAGTGGCCCATCTGCATCGAACTGGTGCTCAACCACGGCGTGCCGCTGTGGTACGGCAAAAAGGTAACCCCCGACATGGGCGACCTGAGCCAGTATGACACCTACGAAAAGTTCGAAGCCGCCGTTAAGGAACAGATCCGCTGGATTACCAAAAACACCAGTGTGGCCACCGTCATTTCACAGCGCGCTCACAGAGAGCTTGCCCCCAAGCCGCTCATGTCGCTGATGTATGAAGGCTGCATGGAATCGGGCCGCGACGTTTCTGCCGGCGGTGCCATGTACAACTTCGGCCCCGGCGTGGTCTGGAGCGGTCTTGCCACCTATGTGGACTCCATGGCCGCCATTAAAAAGCTGGTCTACGACGACAGAAAGTACACCCTCGCGCAGCTCAACGAGGCCCTGAAGGCCGACTTTGCCGGGTACGATCAGATTCTGGCCGACTGCCTTGCCGCACCCAAATACGGCAACGACGATGATTACGCCGACATGATCGCAGCCGATCTGGTGCACTTCACCGAAACCGAGCACCGCAAGTACAAAACTCTGTATTCCGTGCTCAGCCACGGTACGCTGTCCATCTCCAACAACACGCCTTTCGGCCAGCTGCTCGGCGCCTCCGCCAACGGCCGCAGAGCGTGGATGCCTCTTTCCGACGGCATCAGCCCCACACAGGGTGCGGACTACAAGGGCCCCACAGCCATCATCAAGTCCGTTTCCAAAATGGCCAACGACAACATGAACATCGGCATGGTGCACAACTTCAAGCTGATGTCCGGCCTGCTGGATACCCCCGAAGGTGAAAACGGCCTGATAACGCTCATCCGTACCGCCTGCATGCTGGGCAACGGTGAAATGCAGTTCAACTATCTTGATAACGAACTGCTGCTGGACGCCCAGAAGCATCCGGAAAAATACCGCGACCTCGTGGTGCGCGTGGCCGGATACAGCGCCTTCTTCGTGGAGCTGTGCAAGGACGTTCAGGACGAAATCATCAGCCGTACCATGCTGCATGGTTTCTAATTAAGCCATGGTAATGCCCTCGGGATTTGAGAACCGCAACACACAGAGACGACACCGTGATTGAAAGAAAAGCACTGATTTTCAACATACAGAAATACAACATGTATGACGGTCCGGGCGTGCGGACTCTGGTGTTCTTCAAGGGGTGTCCCTTGCGCTGCAAGTGGTGCTCAAATCCCGAAGGGCAACTCCGGCAGTATCAGGTTCTGTACAAGGAGAACCTGTGTGTGCACTGCGGAGCCTGTGTGCCTGTGTGCCCTGCGGGCGTGCACACTATCTCTGCCTCCACATTGCGCCACGGGTTTGCGGAAGGAGCACAGTGTATCGGCTGCCGCCGGTGCGAAGATGTCTGTCCTTCCTCTGCGCTTGCCGTGGTGGGCGAGCAGAAAACCATATCGGAACTTCTGGAAGTCATCGAAGAGGACAGGCCTTTTTATGAAACCTCCGGCGGCGGGGTGACGCTGGGCGGCGGCGAAGTGCTCATGCAGCCCGAGGCGGCCGTGAACCTGCTGGCTGCCTGCAAGCAGCACGGCATCAACACCGCCATCGAAACCTGCGGCTATGCCAAACAGGAAGTGGTCATGAAGGCTGCCCAGTATGTCGATCTCTTTCTGTACGACGTCAAACATATCGATTCCGCAAGGCATTACGAACTGACCGGCGTGCGTAACGAGCTGATTCTGAGCAACCTTACCTGGCTGCTGGAAAACAAGCACAATGTGAAAATACGGGTGCCGCTGCTGCGCGGGGTCAACGACAGTGAAGACGATCTGCGCGGACTGGTCGAGTACCTCAGACCGTATCAGGATTACAAAAATTTCAAAGGCATAGACTTGCTGCCCTACCACAAGATGGGTGTGGGCAAGTACAAGCAGCTGGGCTGGGAATACCCCATTGAGGGCAACCCCGCACTGAGCGATGCCGACCTTGAACGTGTCGAGGCCTGCATCCGCAAATATGACTTTCCGGTTTCGGTGATCCGCCACTGATGGAAACACACAGTTCACACACCTGCTGTGAACGGGGAGAATCACGTTTATGACGGCACTCGGGCTTATAGAAACAAAAGGACTGCTTGCGGCGGTGGAAGCGGCTGATGCCATGCTGAAAGCCGCTGATGTGCGCCTTTTGGAAAAGAACCTCGCAAGCGGGGGCCTTGTGACCATCACCGTGGCGGGCGAAGTGTCCGCCGTGCGGGCAGCAGTTGACGCGGGTGTATCGGCTATCAGGCGCGTCAACGCCGCCTCGCTTGTTTCAGAGCATGTCATCGCCCGTCCTGACGAAGGAGTGAGCCGCGTCGTGTCTCTGGTACCTCCGGCTGCCGTGCCGCCCGCCGCACCGCCTGTACAGGCTCCCGCGGGGGATTCCGGCGCACAGCAGCCCGCACAAGAAGCAGCGGAGGCAGAACCGCAGACCGGCACCACCGTTGAAGAACAGACTCCGGCTGCTGTTGAAGCAAGTCCGGCGCCGGCAGCCGCCGCCCCCCGTACGGAAACGGTCCGGTACGAAATTTCGCAACTGAAGAAGATGAACGTCAGCAGGCTGCGGCAGGTTGCCCGCGGGGTGAGCGGTCTTTCCATACCCCGCGAGGCGGTCAAATCTGCGAACAAAAAAGATCTGATTGACGCGATCATCAATTCATACAGGCAGATAGAGGAGTAGTCCCATGGTAGACAAGGATTTATTGTCCATTCAGGAAGCCCGTGCGCTGGTGCGCGCCGCCCGTGTTGCTCAGGCTGAGTACGCTCAGCTGGGTCAGGAGCGCGTGGACGCCATCGTCAAGGCGATTGCCGATGCCGCCGCCGCTCAGGCAGAGCAGCTCGCCGCACTGGCAGTGGAAGAAACCGGCTTCGGCAAGGTGCAGGATAAAAAGCAGAAGAATATCCTCGCCAGTGAAAAGCTGATCGAAGCCATCAAGGATATGAAAACCATCGGCGTGCTGAACGACGACAAGGCCAGAAAGGTCGTCGAGATAGCCGTACCCATGGGGGTCATCGCAGGGATTGTTCCCTCCACCAACCCCACGTCTACGACCATCTACAAGTCCATTATTTCGCTGAAGTCCGGCAACGCCATTGTGTTTACGCCGCACCCCAGCGCAAAGAAGTGCATCGGCAGAACCGTGGAAATCATCCGCCGCGTGCTGCATGACTGCGGCGTGAGCGAAGATCTGGTGAGCGTCATGAGCGTGCCCACCATTGAAGGCAGCGGCGAGCTGATGCGTCAGGCCGATCTTATTCTGGCCACCGGCGGTCCCGGCATGGTCAAGGCCGCATACAGCTCCGGCACGCCCGCTCTGGGTGTGGGCGCCGGCAACGTGCCCGCCTTCATTGAGCGTACCGCCGACATCGAAGACGCCGTGGCAAAGATTTTTGCCAGCAAGACGTTTGACAACGGCACCATCTGCGCTTCTGAGCAGTCCATCGTCACCGAAGCCGTCATCGCCGACAAAGTGCGCGCAGCGCTGGTCAGAAACGGCGGTTACTTCCTCGAAGGTGAAAAGCTGGAAAAGGTCAAGCGCGTCATGGA
Above is a window of Oleidesulfovibrio alaskensis DSM 16109 DNA encoding:
- the cutC gene encoding choline trimethylamine-lyase; amino-acid sequence: MDLQDFSHKLAEATKNLTPAERASLKKIFEGVSAEVFSQPAPVSAVATGAESGIPDGPTPRHVKLKENFLKQVPSITVQRAVAITKIAKENPGLPKPLLRAKTFRYCCETAPLVIQDHELIVGSPNGAPRAGAFSPEVAWRWLQDELDTIGSRPQDPFYISEEDKKVLREEVFPFWQNKSVDEFCEGQYREADLWEMSGESFVSDCSYHAVNGGGDSNPGYDVILMKKGMLDIQREAREKLEQLDYANPEDIDKIYFYKSVIETAEGVMIYARRLSAYAAELAARETDPRRKAELQKISEVNARVPAHAPSNFWEAIQAVWTVESLLVVEENQTGMSIGRVDQYMYPFYRADIDSGRLTEYEAFDLAGCMLVKMSEMMWITSEGASKFFAGYQPFVNMCVGGVTREGHDATNDLTYMLMDAVRHVRIYQPTLATRVHNKSPQKYLKKIVDVIRSGMGFPAVHFDDAHIKMMLAKGVSIEDARDYCLMGCVEPQKSGRLYQWTSTGYTQWPICIELVLNHGVPLWYGKKVTPDMGDLSQYDTYEKFEAAVKEQIRWITKNTSVATVISQRAHRELAPKPLMSLMYEGCMESGRDVSAGGAMYNFGPGVVWSGLATYVDSMAAIKKLVYDDRKYTLAQLNEALKADFAGYDQILADCLAAPKYGNDDDYADMIAADLVHFTETEHRKYKTLYSVLSHGTLSISNNTPFGQLLGASANGRRAWMPLSDGISPTQGADYKGPTAIIKSVSKMANDNMNIGMVHNFKLMSGLLDTPEGENGLITLIRTACMLGNGEMQFNYLDNELLLDAQKHPEKYRDLVVRVAGYSAFFVELCKDVQDEIISRTMLHGF
- a CDS encoding BMC domain-containing protein; translated protein: MTALGLIETKGLLAAVEAADAMLKAADVRLLEKNLASGGLVTITVAGEVSAVRAAVDAGVSAIRRVNAASLVSEHVIARPDEGVSRVVSLVPPAAVPPAAPPVQAPAGDSGAQQPAQEAAEAEPQTGTTVEEQTPAAVEASPAPAAAAPRTETVRYEISQLKKMNVSRLRQVARGVSGLSIPREAVKSANKKDLIDAIINSYRQIEE
- a CDS encoding aldehyde dehydrogenase family protein translates to MMIVDNDLISIQEARILAENAGRAQRVLATFSQEQLDEIVEAVAEAVGAQAQALADMAYEETDYGNPHDKAVKNRFVCTQVREQLRGMRCVGVIGRDEHARTMDIGVPVGVIAALCPATSPVSTTICKTLIAVKSGNAVVFSPHPRAARSIAAALDIMIDAARAHGLPEGCLSYMSTVTKSGTAELMNHPATSLVMLSGVPGMIGLARCSGKPVIYGGTGNGPAFVERSADIRRAVADIMLSKTFDNGIAPSAEQSIVVDSCIEREVRHALQECGAYFMTDEESLRLAELLFCADGRHKAGMVGVSAPVLARRAGISVPDNVQLLVAERKYVSEADPYSRELLSPVLAYYVEDDWMHACEKCIELLLHERNAHTLVIHSSNEEVILQFALKKPVGRLLVNTPATFGGMGVTTNLFPSMTLGSGSAGRGITADNVSPMNLIYIRKVGYGVRQYTGAQDAAGYGSRVCAAQGVMAPHDSDSRKMQALHRILMEAIGVMDGAAHR
- a CDS encoding MerR family transcriptional regulator; amino-acid sequence: MKQQTKYSIGDVSQICNISKKALRYYDKIGLITSQRQDYNNYRYYTHESLLAVPVIKYYKQMGFKLDEMREFIEGSTANVYRAIRNSFLSKIQELEKEQEEIRRKHMSVKDWYDLILEAEMVIDNNIQEVSIKYIEPSRYLFLNQTYDTNIKAAIINIDFTNYVESLNNEITGPVILNFSSHAARMKDKEQPVRILQKTLMPCHDEYTTDMGGHMMAACYHIGPHEDIAETYKKIRRWARQHGYTLGDESYERYVTDYWTTRNSAKFVTEIMIKASRQTVVVPEQEDEL
- a CDS encoding acetaldehyde dehydrogenase (acetylating) codes for the protein MVDKDLLSIQEARALVRAARVAQAEYAQLGQERVDAIVKAIADAAAAQAEQLAALAVEETGFGKVQDKKQKNILASEKLIEAIKDMKTIGVLNDDKARKVVEIAVPMGVIAGIVPSTNPTSTTIYKSIISLKSGNAIVFTPHPSAKKCIGRTVEIIRRVLHDCGVSEDLVSVMSVPTIEGSGELMRQADLILATGGPGMVKAAYSSGTPALGVGAGNVPAFIERTADIEDAVAKIFASKTFDNGTICASEQSIVTEAVIADKVRAALVRNGGYFLEGEKLEKVKRVMERGNGSMNPAIVGRDALHIAKLAGIEVPAGTRLLISDEPGVGPRYPFSKEKLTALLGFYVVEDWKEACEMCHALLKNGGIGHSLAIHSRNEEVIREFGMKKPVSRMLVNTPSTQGAVGLSTSLFPSFTLGCGAVGGSSTSDNVTPLNLMNVRRIAYDLGTVCCQPAAPAACAQPASSASSSIDVQAITQLIVEQLKKMA
- a CDS encoding membrane protein; this encodes MGQTAVMNNPAALVAKNKLAADFRRKGIMIALLSGLLYGFYTAFMTLGMSKGVWVEWYGENSGLSAFAVMYLLSALGAATTDSSSALWAMGIAGIRGRFGDFVRCIKTRPGFVMVVAAIIGGPLASTAYVVGLQQAGSIVVPISALCPAIGAILGRFLFKQELNARMLLGIAICFGASAMIGSTGMGTEAPPSLLTGILFGFIAALCWGIEGCVCGYGTSMIDPEIGITIRQVTSGVSNLIILVPLFSMISDVNPVTMVATAFGDGEAMVWFALAGLSAYLTFMFWYKGNAMCGAALGMACNGTFSFWGPFCCWIVLGVAFGYDGWSMPPIAWAAAVVMVFGIFLISMNPMDLLKKRNG
- the cutD gene encoding choline TMA-lyase-activating enzyme codes for the protein MIERKALIFNIQKYNMYDGPGVRTLVFFKGCPLRCKWCSNPEGQLRQYQVLYKENLCVHCGACVPVCPAGVHTISASTLRHGFAEGAQCIGCRRCEDVCPSSALAVVGEQKTISELLEVIEEDRPFYETSGGGVTLGGGEVLMQPEAAVNLLAACKQHGINTAIETCGYAKQEVVMKAAQYVDLFLYDVKHIDSARHYELTGVRNELILSNLTWLLENKHNVKIRVPLLRGVNDSEDDLRGLVEYLRPYQDYKNFKGIDLLPYHKMGVGKYKQLGWEYPIEGNPALSDADLERVEACIRKYDFPVSVIRH